GAGCCATTACCGTGAACTGACGCAACTGACCAAACCTTTTCTGGTGGAACTGGCCAAGCGCAACAACGATGCCGTGCTGCAAGCGGCTGTGGGCCCAGATGGTTTGAGCACCCTGCAAGAGCTGCTGAAAACCCATCAAGTGCTGGATGTACTGGAACGCTTCCCAGCCAGCTGGAGCGCTGCCGAACTGGTGCAAGCCTTGCGCCCCCTGGCACCCCGCATGTACTCCATCGCCTCCAGCCAGTCCGAGGTGGACGAAGAAGTGCATCTGACTGTGGCCAATGTGCACTACCAGTTCAATGAACAAGATCGTTGGGGCGTGGCTTCCGACTATCTGGCCCGCCTGAACGAAGGCGACACCGTGCCGGTCTTTATCGACCCCAATACCCGCTTCCGCCTGCCTGAAGACAGCAACCGTGACGTGATCATGATTGGTCCCGGCACCGGCGTTGCCCCCTTCCGTGCCTTTGTGCAGGAGCGCAGCGTTCAGGGTGGTGAAGGCCGCAACTGGCTGTTCTTTGGCAACCCGCACTTTCATTCTGATTTTCTTTACCAGACCGAATGGCAACGCGCCTTGCAGGACGGCCAGTTGCAACACCTGGACCTGGCCTTCTCGCGCGATCAGGAAAACAAGGTTTACGTACAGCACCGCTTGCTGGAAAAAGCAGCCGAGGTCTATGCCTGGATTCAGGGCGGCGCCCACATTTATGTGTGCGGTGATGCCAACCAGATGGCCAAGGACGTACACCAGACCCTGCAGGAAATCGCCCGCCAGGAAGGTGGATTGGACGCAGACCAGGCTCGCAGCTGGTTGGAAGAACTCTCGGCGCAGGGCCGCTACGCCCGCGACGTTTACTGAGAAGCAAGGACATGACAGAAAAGAAAATCGCCGCTATCGAGCAAGTAAAAATTGATAGCCGCTATCTGCGCGGTGGCATTACCGAGGGTCTGGCAGACCCCATTACCGGTGCCATCAGCGAAGACGACAACAAGCTGCTGAAATTTCACGGCAGCTATCAGCAAGACGACCGCGACCAGCGCGAAGAGCGTCGCAAACAAAAGCTGGAACCGGCGTTCAGCTTCATGATTCGCGCCCGCTTGCCCGGCGGCGTGGTTACGCCCGCCCAGTGGCTGGCCTTTGACCAGATCGCCTGTGACTGGGCCCAGTTTGGCCTGCGCATCACCACCCGTCAGACCTTTCAATGGCACGGCGTGCGCAAGCCCTTTTTAAAGCCCACCCTGCAAGCCATCAACAAGGCCATGTCCACGACATTGGCCACTTGCGGCGACGTGAACCGTCAGGTGGTCAGCGCCACCAATCCCTTGTTGTCCGAGCAGCACGGTCTGGTTCAAGAGTGGGCTGACAAGATTTCCGAAACCTTCCTGCCCAAAACCCGCGCCTATGCCGAGATCTGGCTGGACGGCAAAAAAGTCGAAGACGCCATTGACGGCGAAGACTTTGAGCCGATTTACGGCAAGACTTACCTGCCCCGCAAATTCAAGATCGGCATTGCCGTGCCTCCCCTGAATGATGTGGACGTATTTGCGCAGGACATCGGCCTGATCGCGATTATTGAAAACAATCAGTTGCTGGGCTTTAACGTCGCCATTGGCGGCGGCATGGGTGCCACTCATGGCGACGACACCACCTACCCGCGACTGGGCAGCGTAATCGGCTTTGTCCGCCCCGAGCAATTGCTGGCCGTTTGCGAAGCCGTTATCACCACACAGCGTGACCATGGCAACCGCGACGAACGCCGTCATGCCCGTCTGAAATACACCGTGGATAAGCTGGGTGCCGACTGGTTCCTGGAAGAAGTGCAAAACCGCAGTGGCCAAACGCTGGAGCCTTCGCGCCCCTATCACTTTGACCACAATGGCGACCGCTTCGGCTGGACCCAAGGCAGCAATGGCCGCTGGCACCTGAGCCTGCGCATAGATTCGGGCCGCATCATGGATACCGAAGTTGGCCCCTGGCTGACGGGTATGCGTGAAATTGCCAAGATTCACCAGGGACAATTCCGTCTGACCTGCAACCAGAACCTGATCATTGCCGATGTGCCTGAAGAAGATAAGGCCAAGATCGACAAGCTGGTTGCTGACCACAAACTGGATGTGTACCAGACACAAAGCGGCATACGCAGCAGCACGATTGCCTGTGTCTCTCTACCCACTTGCGGTTTGGCCATGGCCGAGAGCGAACGCTACGCCCCCATCTTGCTGCCCAAGCTGGAAACCCTGCTGGACAAGTACCAGCTGCGTGATGAGCGCATTGTGCTGCGTATCTCCGGTTGCCCCAACGGCTGCGCCCGCCCTTACCTCGGTGAAATCGCCCTGGTTGGCCGTGCTCTGGGCCGTTATGACTTGCGCTTGGGCGCAAACTTCAGCGGCGAACGCCTGAACGTGATCTATCGCCAAAATATTGCCGAACCTGAAATTCTGAGCATTCTGGACGAGCTGTTTGGCCGCTTTGCTGCCGAGCGTCTGGAAGGCGAACACTTCGGTGATTTTCTGGTTCGCGCTGGCGTAGTTGCCGAGCCTTCAAGCCGTTTGATTCCTTTGGTTTTGCAACCGGCCTGATATGAACCTCTTTCCTTTATTCGCCAACTTGAAGCAGCGCGCCGTACTGGTGATCGGCGGTGGAGAAATCGCCGAGCGCAAAGTGCGTCTGGTCCTGGCGGCCGGTGCCCAGGTCACGCTGGTCGCCCCCTATGTGGTGGACAGTCTGGAAGAGCTGGCTAATCAAGGGCGCATTACCCTGATTCGGGAGCGCTATCAGGCCCAGCATCTGCAAGGAGCCTGGCTGATTATTGCCGCCACTGACAAACGGGACGTGAACCAGGTCATTGCCCAGGACGCACAAGAAGCACGCATTCTGGTCAATGTGGTGGACGACCCCGAATTGTCCAGTTTTCAGGTGCCTGCCATTGTGGATCGCTCACCGCTGATTATTGCGATTTCCTCAGCGGGATCAGCCCCCATGTTGGCACGGCGAGTACGGGAGCAATTGGAAACCATGTTGGACCACAGCCTGGGTGCGATCAGCCGTCTGGCGCAGGAATACCGCAGCGCCATTCGGCGCGCCCGCCCCGAGCTGGGTGCGCGCCGCCGTTTTTACGACTGGCTGCTGGATGGCCCGGTGGGGTCGGCACTGCGCAGCCATCAGAATGAACAGGCACGCCTGAGTCTGGAAAGCGCGCTGCAACAGCCGGAATCGCCCCGCGCCACACAAGGCCGTGTGATTCTGGTGGGAGCAGGTCCCGGTGATCCAGGTCTGCTGACCTTGCATGCCCTGCGTGCACTGAATCGCGCTGATGTGATTCTGTACGATCGCCTGGTGTCCGATCAGGTAATGGAACTGGCCCGTCGTGACGCTCACCGCATTTTTGTCGGCAAACAACTGGGCGAAGATCATCATCAAACCCAGAACCGCATTCATCAGCTGATGATTGAACACGCTCGTGCCGGCCAAACTGTGGTGCGCCTGAAAGGCGGCGATGGCTTTATTTTTGGTCGCGGCGGTGAAGAATTGGAATATCTGGCCGAGCACGGTGTCGCCTTTGAAGTGGTGCCCGGCATCACGGCTGCGATTGCATGTGCGGCTTACAGCGGCATTCCCCTGACACACCGTGATCACGCTCAGTCCGTACAGTTTGTGACGGCACATCGTAAAAGTGGTCACGGTATCGAGGATTGGAACCCGCTGCTGGATACCAGCCAGACAGTAGCTGTGTACATGGGCTTGCAGCAAATCCTGGGCTTTAGCCATGAGCTGGTACAGCGTGGCCGTAGTGCCGCCACGCCCTGCGCCTTGATTGAAAACGGCTCGCGCCCTGAACAGCGCACTTTGCTGTCCACACTGGAAAATATTGCCCAGGATGCACAGCAACATCAGTTTGCCAGCCCCTGCATTTTGGTAATTGGTCAGGTCGCCACCTTGGGCACCACCCTGTCCTGGTATGGCGAGTTGATTGATCAACTCAGTCCACGTGCGGCAATTGAACAGGACGCGGATAGTACGCTAGTCGCAGCCTGAACCCGCCGTCCCTAGAGTAATAGCTGCACCAAGATGAACATGAAAAGGCCCTCAACATGTCTTGCTGAGGGCCTTTCTAGTCGGTATTTCGGTGCTTCTGCAACAGCCGCCAAACACGCACACCACCGTTAACGAGCGATGCAGCAAAAGTGTGAAACGGCGGGTTCCGTGGCCATTTTCGCTACCCTGCACTTCTTGAAAGCACCGAGCGGTCAACTGCCTCAACCTTCATGAAGTCGAAGGGCAAGCCTATGTTTTTAACGCTGTCCAAAAGCCGCAAACATGGCTCGCAACGCACTATCCAGCAGATAGCCAATCAGACCAATCAGGACAATTACGGCCATCAACTCGGAATACGCCATGCGATCACGCGTATCCAGAATCAGGTAGCCCAAACCGGCTGACACACCCAGCATTTCGCAGGGCACCAACACAATCCACAAGACACCGATAGCCAGTCGGCTACCCGTCAGTACCGAGCCGACAATGCCGGGCAGAATCAAATACAAAAGCGTTTCCATCTTGGTGGCTGCCAGACTGCGCCCCAGCATCAGCCAACGCGGATTCAAATGACGTACACCCGAAGCCGTATTCAGCAAGACAGGCCAGACACCAGCCACACCCAGTAGAAAATAAATCGGAGCATCGCCAATCCCGAAGGCCATGACGGCAATAGGCATCCAGGACAGGGGCGAGATCATGCGCAGGAACTGGAACAAGGGAGTCAATGCGGCGTGGGCTCGGGCTGACAAGCCCAGCAGCAATCCAGCAGGCACGCCAACCCCCAATGAAATGGCCAGGCCCACAAAAATACGCTGCAAGCTGGCGCCTACGTGCATCCAGGTCTCTGACCAGCCCAGTATTTCCAGCAAGCTATGAAACGAGGCTGCAGGACCGAATTGCTGCATTAAAGAGCTGCTGGACCAGGCCGTGGCCAGGTACCACAGCACGACTCCCGCCAACAAACCGCCCAGCCCCCACAGGGTGCTGGCAATCCAGGCATTCAATTTTGGACGTCGCAAAGACGCAGCCGATCGCGGATCGGACTGCGCCAATGGCGAAGAAGAAGCAGACACACTCAAACTCATACAACAATGCTCTCGTTGCGGCTGTATTGCTCGGACAAGCCAAACTGCGCCAGACCACCCTGCTTTTCCAACGCGGCACGGACAAAGCGGTCATCCACCAGATCACTGGCTACGTGCTCAGGAGACAGCCCTTCCAGAAAGCCACGTTCGCCTTGGATCAAGGTCCCTTGCAACATTTGCACCAAAGACTCGGTGTAGCTGGGGAAAGGATAAGGTTGAAAATCGATACGCTGGTCGTCCCAGTCCGGATGACGAATCACGCCAGACTTCACATATTGCGCACGATCTGCCGGGTCCGGGGACAGCACTTTCAACAGATTTTCCTGAGTATGCGGGGTATAACGGTTACCCCCTTCGCGCGACAGAATCTGGGCCGCCTCCGCACGGTTACTGCGTATCCAGATCTGTGCCTTGACCAGGCCATCCACCACGCCTTGCGACCATTGGGGTCGAGTCTGCAAATCCTGCTCGTGCATGAAGGCTACGCAACAGGCATGATCGCGCCAAACGTCGCCGGTAAAGCGCAGGATGCGGCCCATGCCTTGAGTTTCTGCCAAGGCATTGAAAGGTTCAGCCACAGTAAAACCGGCAATTCGACCCGAAGCCAAGGCCGGAGGCATATCGGCAGGGGCCATCACCACTAGATTGACCTCATTGGGTGCCAGCGCACCGGCGTTTTTCACGACGGGCGTCAGGCCGTGTGCTTTGAGCACATGCTGCAACACCACATTGTGAATCGAGTACCAGAAAGGAATAGCCACTGTCTGCCCGCCCAATTGCTCGGCCGAGCTGATGTTCTGCGCCACCGTGATGGCAGAGCCACTCATGTGATTCCAGGCCACCACTTTTGCAGGTACTTTGCTGCCGTAGCGTGCCCACACCGTCATGGGCGAGAGCAAGTGCACCAGGTTGACCTGACCAGAGATAAAGGCCTCAACCAGTTGCGCCCAGCTGCGCACCATCACAGGCTTTTCCACCGCAATGCCTGCTTCTTCAAAGTATCCATTGTGATGCGCGACCAACATGGCGGTGGCATCGGTAATCGGCAAATAGCCGATACGCAAAGGCGCATTCGACTCGCTTTGTGCACGGGCTGCCCCTTGGGCCAGCAAAGGTGCAGCGCCCGCTACCGTCAACAAGGACGCCAGTTTCAACAGGTCGCGACGGGTACGGGACGTAGGAGATTCAATCATGAAGTGCACCTTACAAAACAGAAGCGTGAACCGCCTGGGAGAGGCTTTGCTCCAGGCTGGCCACAATTTCCAGGCGTATGGCCTGAAGCCAGTTATCCAAATGAGATCGGGGATGTGCCGGGCAGCTCCATTCACGCTGCAAGCCGGCAGGACGGCCACCTAGAAGCAGGGCGCGGTCCGCCAGCAAGAGGGCTTCATCAATATCGTGAGTGACCAGCACAATGGCGCAGCCAGTCTGGTCGCGTATCGACAGAATCAGCTCCTGCATCTGCCGGCGGGTTACTTCGTCCAGCGCACCAAAAGGCTCATCCATCAACAAGACCTGCGGACGACGAGCCAGACAACGCGCAATGGCAACACGCTGTGCCATCCCGCCCGACAAGGCGCCAGGACGCTGATGGCGGTTTTCATAGAGGCCGACCTGACGCAGCGCCTGTTCAACGCGCTGGCGGCGCTCTGCTGCCGATACGGAAGGTTGACGAGCAAAGCCCAGGCCAAAGCCGGTATTGGCCTGCACGTTCAGCCACGGCAAGAGAATGGCTTCCTGAAAAGCCATGGCCAAAGCGGGATGAACTCCACGCACGGCCTGCCCCAGAAAGGACACCTCGCCCTGAGTGGGCGCTTGCAAACCGGCCAGAACCCGCAACAAGGAGGACTTGCCCACCCCACTGGGACCCAGCAACGCCACGATCTCGCCCGCGCGCACGGTCAAGTCCAGGTTCTGCAAGATCGTCTGGCCACCGTAGGCCAGACTGATCCCCCGTGCGGACAAGAGCCCGGCCCCTTCAGAATCGGTATGCGAGGGGGCGGAGGAACTCATACGGCATCCTGCCCAAGTTCGGCTTTCAACTGCGCCACAGTGGGCGAAATCAAAGGCACCAGCATGGCTTCGCGATAACGGCGCAACAGTTGCGGATGCTTGCCCTGCATATAGGTTGCACCGCCGATTGCAGAGCTTTCCAAGGCCACAGCCTGCGACGCCAGACTGCTTAGCTCGATACGGACTTTGAACAGGTCAGGCGGCGTGGCCGAGCCGGGCTTATGCACGGCATCAACCAGCACATCCGACAATTCCTGTACACGATCCAGCAAACGGCGGGCGGGCTGTTCCTGTACCCATTGGCAGCGGGGCGCGTCCAGCACTTGCTTCAAGGAGCGACGTGCCAGACCCATGGTCATACCGCATTGCAGCGCCATGAAACGGGGGCGTACCGTGCGCACAAAGTGGCCTGCATCGGGATGCAGCAAGCGCTCCTGTCCCAGACGCACGTTATTGAACGTCAAGGCCGCCGTACTGCTGCCGCGCAATCCGACCAGATCCAGGTCTGCCGAACGCTCCAATCCCTGATCGCCCAGCTCTGCCACCCAGATACCAGCCTGATCCTCGGGCATGGCGGCCACAATGGCAACCAGGCAGTTCCCGGGACGCAGATTGGTAATCCAGGGCAGGCGGCCTTCAAACTGCCATTGCCCTTGTGCGGGCTGAGCACGCACTTGCAGCTCTTCAATGCCGCCCAAAAACTTGATGGCGTTGGACAGGCCGGTCGCACCGGCAATACTGCCGTCCAGCAAACCGGGCAGATAGCGCTCGCGCATCGCGGGGTCCTGAACATCACGCAGGTATTCAATAAAGGTACGCTGGCTCCACAGGACAAAACCCGCTGTCAGCGAATGCTCGGCCACTTCCACGATGGACTGAACAGCATCGCCAAAGTCGGAAAAATCTGCTTTCAAGCCCAGGCTCAACAAACCGTCTTGCGCCAGGCGAGGCAACAAGGCCTGCGCCTGGGATGCATCGTTGTCCAGCGATAGAGCGTGCTCCTCCAGCCACTGGGCCAAGCCGGGCGACAAAACAGGGCGCTCTGAGGCCAGCACAGGCTGCTCAGCGCGTTTTAAGGCGTTTCCCATGCGTAGGCCTCCAGCTGGCTATTGAGCGGCGTACGGGCCAGATTATTGGCAAAGTTGCAGATCGTCGCCAAGCCGATGCCGGTAATCACTTCCAAAGCCTGCTGGTCGCCGTAACCGGCGGCACGGAAATCAGCCAGGGCTTGGTCGGATACCTGACCACGAGTATCGATCACGGCGCGACTGAACAAAGCCAATGCTTGCAGGCGCTCGTCGTTGATCTGATCAAAGCCACGCGCACGCAAGGCAGCCAGGATTTCCGGGTCCAGCTTGGCTTTATTGGTCGCAATGGCAGTGTGACCGGCCACGCAGAAGCGGCAACCGTGAGTGGTGCCAGCTACCAGTTGCACCACCTCGCGCTCGACCAGCGACAGGCTGGCGGTGGCGTTCAGGGCGGACATATCCTGATAGGCTTGCAGGGCAACAGGCGCATTGGCCAAAATAGCCAGCAGATTGGACAAAAAGCCGCTACCACGCACAGCTTTTTCAAGGGCTGGTTTGACCGCCTCTGGTGCGGAGTCCACAGTATGCAAAGTTAAGCGGGTCATGATGGCGACAATTCCTTAGTTAATCCGAGAAGGTTTTATTGTCGATTGACTGGCGCCTTATCTCCATGTGCGAACATAGCGGTATTCATATTAAAAATATCCACGAAAAGAAATAAGCATATTTTCTGCATGAGCGACTCTGCCTTTCCTGACAGCCATTGCGCTGTCGATTCCAAAGACACAGGACACCCTGTGGAGGAACTGCTCTTGTCCGGGCTGGAGATCTCGGCCAGCCTGTTTCACTTGGGCCAGTACTGCAATCAATGGGAAAGCAGCCTGCACGGACATCAACGGGCAGGCTTTCATGTGGTCTTGCATGGGCCGTGCTGGCTGCATATTCAGCATCAGGACGCCCTGGCCTTGCAGGCGGGTGATGCGGTGTTCTTCTTGCGGGATGTGCCCCATCGCCTAAGCTCATCGCCCACGCCGCCAGACTGGAACGCGGCCATGCAGCGGCAAACCATGCAGAATCTGGAGCCGCAGGTGCCGCAAAGCACGGGTTTGCTCTGTGGTTTTCTGGATCTGGGCCGTGGTTTGAGCGAATTGCTGCTGGCAACCGTGCCTGATGTTTTGTTGATTGATGGTTCTCAGGCAGATGCGGACTCTGGACGTCCTTTGCTGGACTTGATCCAGGCCGAGATGCAGCGTCAGCCACAGGCCAACTCCAGCTTGCTGGAAAAGCTGGTGGAGCTATTGTTGTTCTATACCTTGCGCCAGCAAATCGGGCAGACACCGGCTGAAGGAGCTCTGCCAGCTGGCCTGATTCATCTGGCCAGCGATTCTGCGTTTGGCGGCCTGATAGAACAACTGCTGCGTGAGCCTGCCAAAGCCTGGTCAGTTGATGATATGGCTGCCTATCTGAACATGTCGCGCGCTGCCTTTCACCGCCGCTTTACCTTGCTGTGCGGCATGGCACCAGCCCAGGTGCTGCTGCAGCTACGTATGCAATTGGCCAAACGTCAGCTGGAACAAGGTCTGACCATGGAACAGATAGCCGAACGTATCGGCTATAGCTCCGCCGCCGCCTTCAGCGCCGCATTCAGGCGTAGTGTGGGGGTCAGCCCGGCACAGTGGCGCAAGCAAGACTCGCGTAGCTAAGTCGACTGTATGCAACTTACGGCCGCAACCAGCCTCTGTTTTCAGCCCAATCATCCATGCAGGTCAATGGCCCGAGCCTAGGATTTTGTTCCCGTGCCCGTCGACAAACAACCGGGCATAAAAAAACCCCAATCTGTAACCAGATCGGGGTTTTTTTGACCTACCAGAGCCAGGCCGAAGCCTGGGCATCTGAGCAAGCGTTTAGATCACGCGGGCTGCTTCGATCAGACGCACAACAGTCCAGGACTTGCTGCGGCTGATAGGACGGCCTTCGGAAATCTCAACGGTATCGCCTTCGTTGTACTGGTTGGTCTCGTCGTGCGCTTTGTATTTATTGGAGCGGACGATGATCTTGCCATACAAGGGATGTTTAACGCGGCGTTCAACCAGAACGACGACAGTTTTGTCCATCTTGTTGCTGACAACTTGACCAATCAGGGTACGTTGACGTTTTTCGGTAGTTTGAGTTTCGCTCATCTTACTTTCCTGCGGTCTCAGCCATGACAGTACGGACACGAGCGATGTCGCGACGTACTTTGCCCAATTGGCTGGTGTTGGAAAGCTGTTGAGTAGCACGCTGCATGCGCAGGTTAAATTGTGCTTTCAACAGGCTCTCGAGCTCTTTCTGGAGCTCGGCGGCATCTTTGGTACGGAGTTCGCTGGCTTTCATGACGTCTCCTTAAGCACCGATCTGACGCGTTACGAACGTCGTCGAGATAGGCAGCTTGGCAGCGGCCAGACGGAATGCTTCGCGTGCCAGCTCTTCGCTAACACCTTCCATTTCGTACAGGACCTTGCCTGGTTGAATCTCAGCGACCCAGAACTCTGGATTACCCTTACCGTTACCCATACGAACTTCGGCAGGTTTCTGCGAAATTGGCTTATCGGGGAAGATACGGATCCAGATGCGGCCACCACGTTTGATGTGACGGTTAATTGCACGACGTGCTGCTTCGATCTGGCGAGCAGTCAGACGGCCACGGTCAGTGGCTTTCAGACCAAATTCGCCAAACGAAACTTGCGCACCGCGAGTTGCCAGACCGGTGTTACGGCCTTTGTGCTCTTTGCGGTACTTTCTGCGAGAAGGTTGCAGCATGTTTTATTCTCCTTCGGACGCAGCAGGAGCAGCGTCTTTACGAGGACCGCGACCACGACCACCTGGACGGCGGTTTTCAGGGCGGTCACCACGTGGACGACGTGGGCGGCGCTCTTCAGGGGCTACGGTGTCAACAGGCATCTCGCCGTTAGGCAGCATGTCGCCCTTGTAGACCCAGACCTTGATACCGATGATCCCGTACGTCGTGTGCGCTTCGGAAGTGCCGTAATCGATGTTAGCGCGCAGGGTGTGCAGAGGCACACGGCCTTCGCGGTACCATTCGGTACGAGCGATTTCGATGCCGTTCAAGCGACCCGAGCTCATGATCTTGATGCCTTGGGCACCCAGACGCATGGCGTTTTGCATGGAACGCTTCATCGCACGACGGAACATGATGCGCTTTTCCAATTGCTGGGCAATGGAGTCGGCGATCAGTTGAGCGTCGGTTTCAGGTTTGCGGATTTCTTCGATGTTAACGTGCACTGGCACGCCCAACAGGCGCTGCAGGTCAGCCTTCAGGCTTTCGATGTCCTCGCCGCGCTTGCCGATCACTACACCAGGACGAGCCGAGTAAATAGTGATGCGAGCATTTTTGGCAGGACGCTCGATGACCACACGGCCAACGGAGGCGCTTTTCAGCTTGCGTTTCAGGTATTCGCGCACACGGATGTCGTCAGCCAACATCGTACCGAACTCAGCACCGTCAGCGTACCAACGCGAGCTCCAGTTACGGTTAACAGCCAGGCGGAACCCAATTGGGTGGATTTTCTGTCCCATTGTGACTCCTTAAGCGCCGACTTTGACCACAATGTGGCAAGTCTGCTTCTCAATACGGTTACCGCGGCCTTTGGCTCGTGCAGAAAAACGCTTCAACGACTGGGCCTTGTCCACGTAA
This genomic window from Alcaligenes faecalis contains:
- the rpsQ gene encoding 30S ribosomal protein S17 — protein: MSETQTTEKRQRTLIGQVVSNKMDKTVVVLVERRVKHPLYGKIIVRSNKYKAHDETNQYNEGDTVEISEGRPISRSKSWTVVRLIEAARVI
- a CDS encoding ABC transporter ATP-binding protein, producing the protein MSSSAPSHTDSEGAGLLSARGISLAYGGQTILQNLDLTVRAGEIVALLGPSGVGKSSLLRVLAGLQAPTQGEVSFLGQAVRGVHPALAMAFQEAILLPWLNVQANTGFGLGFARQPSVSAAERRQRVEQALRQVGLYENRHQRPGALSGGMAQRVAIARCLARRPQVLLMDEPFGALDEVTRRQMQELILSIRDQTGCAIVLVTHDIDEALLLADRALLLGGRPAGLQREWSCPAHPRSHLDNWLQAIRLEIVASLEQSLSQAVHASVL
- a CDS encoding ABC transporter substrate-binding protein yields the protein MIESPTSRTRRDLLKLASLLTVAGAAPLLAQGAARAQSESNAPLRIGYLPITDATAMLVAHHNGYFEEAGIAVEKPVMVRSWAQLVEAFISGQVNLVHLLSPMTVWARYGSKVPAKVVAWNHMSGSAITVAQNISSAEQLGGQTVAIPFWYSIHNVVLQHVLKAHGLTPVVKNAGALAPNEVNLVVMAPADMPPALASGRIAGFTVAEPFNALAETQGMGRILRFTGDVWRDHACCVAFMHEQDLQTRPQWSQGVVDGLVKAQIWIRSNRAEAAQILSREGGNRYTPHTQENLLKVLSPDPADRAQYVKSGVIRHPDWDDQRIDFQPYPFPSYTESLVQMLQGTLIQGERGFLEGLSPEHVASDLVDDRFVRAALEKQGGLAQFGLSEQYSRNESIVV
- a CDS encoding carboxymuconolactone decarboxylase family protein, coding for MTRLTLHTVDSAPEAVKPALEKAVRGSGFLSNLLAILANAPVALQAYQDMSALNATASLSLVEREVVQLVAGTTHGCRFCVAGHTAIATNKAKLDPEILAALRARGFDQINDERLQALALFSRAVIDTRGQVSDQALADFRAAGYGDQQALEVITGIGLATICNFANNLARTPLNSQLEAYAWETP
- a CDS encoding ABC transporter permease; this translates as MNAWIASTLWGLGGLLAGVVLWYLATAWSSSSLMQQFGPAASFHSLLEILGWSETWMHVGASLQRIFVGLAISLGVGVPAGLLLGLSARAHAALTPLFQFLRMISPLSWMPIAVMAFGIGDAPIYFLLGVAGVWPVLLNTASGVRHLNPRWLMLGRSLAATKMETLLYLILPGIVGSVLTGSRLAIGVLWIVLVPCEMLGVSAGLGYLILDTRDRMAYSELMAVIVLIGLIGYLLDSALRAMFAAFGQR
- a CDS encoding AraC family transcriptional regulator, yielding MSDSAFPDSHCAVDSKDTGHPVEELLLSGLEISASLFHLGQYCNQWESSLHGHQRAGFHVVLHGPCWLHIQHQDALALQAGDAVFFLRDVPHRLSSSPTPPDWNAAMQRQTMQNLEPQVPQSTGLLCGFLDLGRGLSELLLATVPDVLLIDGSQADADSGRPLLDLIQAEMQRQPQANSSLLEKLVELLLFYTLRQQIGQTPAEGALPAGLIHLASDSAFGGLIEQLLREPAKAWSVDDMAAYLNMSRAAFHRRFTLLCGMAPAQVLLQLRMQLAKRQLEQGLTMEQIAERIGYSSAAAFSAAFRRSVGVSPAQWRKQDSRS
- the cysI gene encoding assimilatory sulfite reductase (NADPH) hemoprotein subunit encodes the protein MTEKKIAAIEQVKIDSRYLRGGITEGLADPITGAISEDDNKLLKFHGSYQQDDRDQREERRKQKLEPAFSFMIRARLPGGVVTPAQWLAFDQIACDWAQFGLRITTRQTFQWHGVRKPFLKPTLQAINKAMSTTLATCGDVNRQVVSATNPLLSEQHGLVQEWADKISETFLPKTRAYAEIWLDGKKVEDAIDGEDFEPIYGKTYLPRKFKIGIAVPPLNDVDVFAQDIGLIAIIENNQLLGFNVAIGGGMGATHGDDTTYPRLGSVIGFVRPEQLLAVCEAVITTQRDHGNRDERRHARLKYTVDKLGADWFLEEVQNRSGQTLEPSRPYHFDHNGDRFGWTQGSNGRWHLSLRIDSGRIMDTEVGPWLTGMREIAKIHQGQFRLTCNQNLIIADVPEEDKAKIDKLVADHKLDVYQTQSGIRSSTIACVSLPTCGLAMAESERYAPILLPKLETLLDKYQLRDERIVLRISGCPNGCARPYLGEIALVGRALGRYDLRLGANFSGERLNVIYRQNIAEPEILSILDELFGRFAAERLEGEHFGDFLVRAGVVAEPSSRLIPLVLQPA
- a CDS encoding acyl-CoA dehydrogenase family protein, which translates into the protein MGNALKRAEQPVLASERPVLSPGLAQWLEEHALSLDNDASQAQALLPRLAQDGLLSLGLKADFSDFGDAVQSIVEVAEHSLTAGFVLWSQRTFIEYLRDVQDPAMRERYLPGLLDGSIAGATGLSNAIKFLGGIEELQVRAQPAQGQWQFEGRLPWITNLRPGNCLVAIVAAMPEDQAGIWVAELGDQGLERSADLDLVGLRGSSTAALTFNNVRLGQERLLHPDAGHFVRTVRPRFMALQCGMTMGLARRSLKQVLDAPRCQWVQEQPARRLLDRVQELSDVLVDAVHKPGSATPPDLFKVRIELSSLASQAVALESSAIGGATYMQGKHPQLLRRYREAMLVPLISPTVAQLKAELGQDAV
- the rpsC gene encoding 30S ribosomal protein S3; this translates as MGQKIHPIGFRLAVNRNWSSRWYADGAEFGTMLADDIRVREYLKRKLKSASVGRVVIERPAKNARITIYSARPGVVIGKRGEDIESLKADLQRLLGVPVHVNIEEIRKPETDAQLIADSIAQQLEKRIMFRRAMKRSMQNAMRLGAQGIKIMSSGRLNGIEIARTEWYREGRVPLHTLRANIDYGTSEAHTTYGIIGIKVWVYKGDMLPNGEMPVDTVAPEERRPRRPRGDRPENRRPGGRGRGPRKDAAPAASEGE
- the rplP gene encoding 50S ribosomal protein L16, which codes for MLQPSRRKYRKEHKGRNTGLATRGAQVSFGEFGLKATDRGRLTARQIEAARRAINRHIKRGGRIWIRIFPDKPISQKPAEVRMGNGKGNPEFWVAEIQPGKVLYEMEGVSEELAREAFRLAAAKLPISTTFVTRQIGA
- the rpmC gene encoding 50S ribosomal protein L29, which produces MKASELRTKDAAELQKELESLLKAQFNLRMQRATQQLSNTSQLGKVRRDIARVRTVMAETAGK
- the cysG gene encoding siroheme synthase CysG; this translates as MNLFPLFANLKQRAVLVIGGGEIAERKVRLVLAAGAQVTLVAPYVVDSLEELANQGRITLIRERYQAQHLQGAWLIIAATDKRDVNQVIAQDAQEARILVNVVDDPELSSFQVPAIVDRSPLIIAISSAGSAPMLARRVREQLETMLDHSLGAISRLAQEYRSAIRRARPELGARRRFYDWLLDGPVGSALRSHQNEQARLSLESALQQPESPRATQGRVILVGAGPGDPGLLTLHALRALNRADVILYDRLVSDQVMELARRDAHRIFVGKQLGEDHHQTQNRIHQLMIEHARAGQTVVRLKGGDGFIFGRGGEELEYLAEHGVAFEVVPGITAAIACAAYSGIPLTHRDHAQSVQFVTAHRKSGHGIEDWNPLLDTSQTVAVYMGLQQILGFSHELVQRGRSAATPCALIENGSRPEQRTLLSTLENIAQDAQQHQFASPCILVIGQVATLGTTLSWYGELIDQLSPRAAIEQDADSTLVAA